A window of Yoonia sp. SS1-5 genomic DNA:
CGCTATTGCAAATAGCCCTGCAATGATAGTGACATTGACCGAGGGCAGCGCCTGATAGAGTACGATCAGCAACACCACGTAAAGTGACAGCCCCAGGATCAAGGCCGGCGCCTTGCCCAACCGATATGACAGCAGCACCCAGATTGCCTGGCTGAGAATCGCGCCCACGACAAAACACGCAAACATCAGGCTGAGCACACTCAACGCACTGGCAGCCCCCGACAAGGCCGTGTTGCCATTATCGACAACCAGATACTGCGTCGCAAATGGCAGACCCGCGGTGATCAACGCAATCGCCAGGGTCATGACGCCATAGATCAGAACCAGCACCACAAAGGCCCGGTTTGCAAAGACAACACCAAAGCTTTCGCGCAAGCTGACGGTTGCGGCATGTTCCACCCTTGGCGCATGTCGGGTCGCCCAGATCGACACCCACACCGCCGCAATCATCAACGGCACCACGGCCGCCGCGGCTTTGGCATAGCCCATCGACACCGCCAGCCCGGGTAAAAGCGCCCCGCCAACCAGAATACCAATGCTGGCAAAGGCCATCCGCCAGCCTGTCATGGCCGAACGTTCCTTTGGATCGGTCGTGATCTCGCCCGACTGGGCGCTATAGGGGATCGCGATCATTGTAAAACCGACAGTGGCCAGCACAAAGAAGGCCACAACCCATGTCAGATTGCCTGCGGTTCCAAAGCCTGCCGGCACCGAGAACAGCCCCACCATGCCCGCCGACATGACCAGAACACCCACAAACATCCACGGTGCGCGACGGCCAAATCTGCTTTGCGTCCGGTCGCTGAAATGCCCGATCAGCGGGTCGGTGATCATGTCAAAGATCAGCACAGCTGTGGTAACAAGCCCGGCCAAACCAACCGGCACGCCGAGGTAGGACGTCAGATACGCCACGATCAGCAGCTGCTTGACGATCACGAATATGACCACCCCCATATCCGCCAGACCCCAGCCTGCCTTTTGTCCCAGCGACAACGCCATTTCACGACCTCCCCGTCACGCCGCTTACGTTAGGCAGCCGATGCTGCAAAGAGAAACAGAAACGTCACGTCAGGCGCGGATCAGGATGGCGCGGTCAGAACATCCTCAACCGATTGCGTGATCAGCCGCAGGCAGGCGTCGTCGGAAAACCGGTGATCGGCACCATCAACCA
This region includes:
- a CDS encoding MFS transporter, whose translation is MALSLGQKAGWGLADMGVVIFVIVKQLLIVAYLTSYLGVPVGLAGLVTTAVLIFDMITDPLIGHFSDRTQSRFGRRAPWMFVGVLVMSAGMVGLFSVPAGFGTAGNLTWVVAFFVLATVGFTMIAIPYSAQSGEITTDPKERSAMTGWRMAFASIGILVGGALLPGLAVSMGYAKAAAAVVPLMIAAVWVSIWATRHAPRVEHAATVSLRESFGVVFANRAFVVLVLIYGVMTLAIALITAGLPFATQYLVVDNGNTALSGAASALSVLSLMFACFVVGAILSQAIWVLLSYRLGKAPALILGLSLYVVLLIVLYQALPSVNVTIIAGLFAIAGVTNGAYQQIPWAMYPDLMDITRRETGLTVEGAFTAVWLFGQKLANAVAPAVLGFVLAAAGWQETTDGTVAQSPEALVALQWAITLVPAGILVVAILGLGVIYRPMAVRALA